From the genome of Triticum aestivum cultivar Chinese Spring chromosome 3B, IWGSC CS RefSeq v2.1, whole genome shotgun sequence, one region includes:
- the LOC123069465 gene encoding uncharacterized protein yields the protein MSDGWLDKRGRHLINFLVNSPEGTFFLESVDASSVCHDGDMIADLLEKRILDVGKENVVQVIIDNGANYKKDGHLLMERMPTLYWSPCACHCLDLMLEDIGKLKAFKKPIAGARRVTTFIYRHGRLLSLMRKATGGDLVRPAATRFATAILTLRSLVKNKAALRSLFTSEEWVGNKLAKTQVGLNVQEIILSTEWWSAIEDCLRASTPLLRVLRVADGDEKPAMPEIKALMIYAKERINLGFPQQNKQPLLKKILAIVDKRWENQMDHPLYGAALFLNPGKLFPIVSRNDDALVGDLRSCFNDVLAKMVPDANVRKKIDQQSVLYEQQRESFSNPLALDTMSTRNPLDWWSSFDGRAIDLQRFAKRIVSLCASSSGCERNWSTFEFIHTKKMNRLQWKRLNDLVFVSYNRKNMQRFQKRREKVGENSFEALVIEDFDWGNEWVDPSLSQPQGARGCPEDNQDITWEDVDVAIGASSNLRGRNLHRTATTLRRGQKNVRLHYARKRPTTTRPIIPEEDEVEEDLEQEQHSSMPNAEGEDSDYVEDDDDVSNDDQEPTNVDQDEFCWGEKQVQRGWGLYNNQLQGEKQLKRLGHMTSSGIGTKLHVKLWFFLASIFIRHRIG from the exons ATGTCGGATGGCTGGTTGGATAAAAGAGGACGCCATTTGATTAACTTCCTTGTTAATAGTCCAGAGGGCACTTTCTTCTTGGAGTCGGTTGATGCCTCAAGTGTATGTCATGATGGTGATATGATAGCTGATTTGCTTGAGAAGAGGATTCTGGATGTTGGAAAAGAGAATGTGGTACAAGTTATCATCGATAATGGTGCTAATTACAAGAAAGATGGCCACCTTCTAATGGAGAGGATGCCTACTCTATATTGGAGCCCGTGTGCATGTCATTGCTTGGACCTAATGTTGGAAGATATAGGAAAGTTGAAGGCATTTAAGAAGCCTATTGCAGGGGCTAGACGTGTCACAACTTTCATCTATAGACATGGAAGACTTCTTAGTCTAATGAGGAAGGCCACGGGTGGGGATCTTGTGAGACCAGCAGCCACTCGTTTTGCCACAGCCATCCTCACACTTAGGAGTTTGGTCAAGAACAAGGCTGCATTGAGGAGTTTATTTACATCTGAAGAATGGGTTGGAAACAAGTTAGCAAAAACACAAGTTGGCTTGAATGTGCAAGAGATTATACTTTCAACGGAGTGGTGGAGCGCAATTGAGGACTGCCTTAGAGCTTCAACTCCACTTCTTAGAGTTCTTAGAGTAGCAGATGGTGATGAGAAGCCTGCCATGCCAGAGATTAAAGCACTTATGATTTATGCAAAGGAGAGGATCAATCTAGGTTTCCCTCAACAAAACAAGCAACCATTGCTCAAGAAGATCTTGGCCATTGTTGATAAGCGTTGGGAGAATCAAATGGATCATCCATTGTATGGGGCTGCTCTATTTTTGAACCCAGGAAAGTTATTTCCTATTGTAAGCAGAAATGATGATGCTTTAGTTGGGGACCTTAGGAGCTGCTTTAATGATGTGCTTGCAAAAATGGTACCGGATGCCAATGTTCGAAAAAAGATTGATCAACAATCTGTGCTCTATGAGCAACAGCGAGAAAGTTTTTCTAATCCATTGGCACTCGATACCATGAGCACAAGAAACCCTC TTGATTGGTGGAGTTCATTTGATGGTCGGGCCATTGACCTACAAAGGTTTGCAAAGCGCATTGTTAGTCTTTGTGCTTCATCATCTGGTTGTGAGAGGAATTGGAGCACGTTTGAATTT ATCCATACAAAGAAAATGAACAGATTACAATGGAAAAGGTTGAATGATCTTGTCTTTGTTTCATACAACCGGAAGAATATGCAACGGTTTCAAAAGAGGCGTGAGAAGGTGGGCGAGAATAGCTTTGAGGCTTTGGTCATTGAGGATTTTGATTGGGGCAATGAGTGGGTGGACCCATCACTATCACAACCTCAAGGTGCTCGAGGTTGTCCTGAAGACAATCAAGACATTACATGGGAGGATGTTGATGTGGCTATTGGTGCATCTTCAAACCTTCGAGGCCGCAATCTGCATAGGACAGCAACTACACTTCGTAGGGGCCAGAAAAATGTCCGTCTGCACTACGCACGCAAGAGACCTACTACAACACGACCTATAATTCCTGAAGAAGATGAGGTAGAGGAGGACTTGGAGCAAGAGCAACACTCAAGTATGCCCAATGCGGAGGGGGAGGATTCAGACTAcgttgaggatgatgatgatgtgaGCAATGACGATCAAGAGCCAACTAATGTTGACCAAGATG AATTCTGTTGGGGAGAAAAG